A genomic segment from Mastomys coucha isolate ucsf_1 unplaced genomic scaffold, UCSF_Mcou_1 pScaffold7, whole genome shotgun sequence encodes:
- the LOC116082039 gene encoding NUT family member 2-like, translating to MDLSRQTWLLSKPIGIASEASSLGQNLTVNPGASMPTFATLPVLPPAPQPAAQLFWEPSAPLVTAGISPRNPLVLSALPGLSLVAEDGTTALSTAVPLNIVQLGTLGRPVQPVPNANIVLTQVPLNCNVPGTQGVGMGCSTSLFMTAPAANTFINTRIASAVQPQEGTWVLGPRPPTTQQIVQLVPVRSPVNSAPPPKGAYGESGPANIQVNSPENYLSKPDSVYGNYRRWQHIKTLVQRHLPQTPDVAAFSCFLIPVLRSLARRKPTMNVEEGLWRGLQEWQCTSNYDRMIFFEMAEKFTEFETTEEMENSRLEVMRSVQCQVLATTPRQDPPRLPAPEVVEEPECTSTKTVHKTDPAHLPELRHQQSPKTEKTPKEIPPEAVQEYMDIMDWLEGFPQSFTEEAKKKEEDENSGPEQEEDDLYSDAGLLSYIDELCSQKHFVEQVEAIINPQFVAEILSTKPEMDILALTKELEHEEELTVDQVLEKRCLALKKKGVERAPPNPGAPQIPASASVLTVCQDAERDEHGAQRRASPQPGSSQMASLDQQCLGATSAEIWGSKPAAALPSNQSSPLSVDIGYTGIACSRRTHDQSPGSRCAGSLRTASATEDLYEPLGGTTEDKEEIHSLSFLLSSQYRLVPWRLSHQVCPYTDLSNSASIPKPCPKMMGLSSDPCPIAKSKKQVLFGGLVPMAKRSNLGPGHGVSEGQLSTLELDHLSQPQKRKHEPLGIHKRKRKKRH from the exons ATGGACCTGAGTAGACAGACATGGTTACTGTCCAAGCCTATAGGAATAGCTTCAGAAG CATCTTCACTGGGACAGAACCTGACTGTCAACCCTGGTGCTTCCATGCCTACGTTTGCAACCTTGCCTGTTCTCCCACCTGCCCCCCAGCCAGCAGCCCAGTTATTTTGGGAGCCCTCAGCACCCCTCGTGACTGCAGGCATCTCCCCCAGGAATCCTTTAGTCCTATCTGCCTTGCCTGGGTTATCTTTGGTGGCAGAAGATGGGACCACTGCCCTGAGTACTGCTGTTCCTCTGAACATTGTACAGCTTGGAACACTAGGCAGGCCTGTCCAGCCTGTGCCCAATGCCAACATTGTTCTCACTCAGGTGCCTCTCAATTGTAATGTCCCTGGGACCCAAGGTGTGGGTATGGGGTGTTCCACTTCACTCTTCATGACAGCACCTGCTGCAAACACCTTCATAAACACCAGAATTGCTTCAGCTGTCCAGCCCCAAGAAGGAACATGGGTCCTGGGACCTCGCCCTCCCACCACACAGCAAATTGTTCAGCTGGTTCCCGTCAGGTCTCCAGTGAACTCAGCACCACCTCCAAAAGGAGCATATGGAGAGAGCGGCCCAGCCAACATCCAAGTCAACTCCCCAGAAAACTACTTGTCCAAACCAGACAGTGTCTATGGGAATTACCGGCGCTGGCAGCATATCAAGACACTGGTTCAGAGACACCTGCCTCAGACCCCTGATGTGGcagctttctcctgcttcctcat TCCAGTGCTTCGGTCCCTGGCCCGGAGGAAGCCCACCATGAATGTGGAGGAGGGCCTGTGGAGGGGTCTGCAGGAATGGCAGTGTACAAGCAACTATGACCGGATGATCTTCTTTGAGATGGCAGAAAA GTTCACAGAATTTGAGACTacagaagagatggagaattCAAGGCTAGAGGTAATGAGAAGTGTCCAGTGCCAAGTTCTTGCAACCACACCAAGGCAAGATCCTCCAAGGCTCCCAGCTCCTGAGGTGGTTGAGGAACCAG AGTGCACCTCCACGAAGACTGTCCACAAGACTGATCCTGCCCACCTCCCAGAGCTCAGACACCAGCAATCACCAAAGACTGAGAAGACACCCAAGGAAATTCCTCCTGAAGCTGTGCAGGAGTACATGGATATCATGGACTGGCTGGAGGGGTTTCCTCAGTCATTCACAGAAGAGgccaagaaaaaggaggaagatgagaacAGTGGGCCAGAGCAGGAAGAAGATGACTTATATTCAGATGCAGGACTCCTGAGCTACATTGATGAGCTGTGCTCACAGAAACACTTTGTTGAGCAA GTGGAGGCCATAATAAACCCCCAGTTTGTGGCAGAAATCCTATCTACCAAACCAGAAATGGACATACTGGCTCTCACCAAGGAGCTGGAACATGAGGAAGAACTCACTGTTGACCAG GTGCTGGAGAAACGCTGCCTGGCTTTGAAGAAGAAAGGCGTTGAGAGAGCACCTCCAAATCCTGGTGCCCCTCAGATACCTGCCAGTGCTTCTGTACTGACTGTCTGCCAagatgcagagagagatgagCATGGTGCCCAAAGAAGAGCCAGTCCACAGCCTGGTTCCTCACAAATGGCTTCCTTAGACCAGCAGTGTCTTGGAGCCACCAGTGCAGAAATATGGGGGTCTAAGCCTGCAGCTGCCCTCCCCAGTAATCAAAGTTCACCCTTATCGGTAGACATCGGATACACTGGTATTGCCTGCAGCAGAAGAACACATGACCAAAGCCCAGGGTCCAGATGTGCAGGGAGCCTCAGAACAGCCTCTGCTACTGAGGACCTCTATGAGCCACTGGGTGGGACCACTGAGGACAAGGAGGAGATCCACAGCCTgtccttcctcctgtcctcccaGTATAGGCTGGTGCCCTGGAGACTATCTCACCAAGTGTGCCCCTATACAGATCTCTCCAACTCTGCTAGTATCCCCAAACCATGTCCAAAGATGATGGGCCTTAGCTCTGATCCATGTCCAATTGCCAAGTCAAAAAAGCAAGTTCTCTTTGGAGGCTTGGTTCCTATGGCTAAGAGGTCTAACTTAGGACCTGGTCATGGGGTGTCTGAAGGGCAACTCTCAACTCTGGAGCTGGATCACCTCTCACAGCCTCAGAAGAGGAAGCATGAGCCACTAGGTATCcataagaggaagaggaagaagaggcattGA